From one Lycium ferocissimum isolate CSIRO_LF1 chromosome 5, AGI_CSIRO_Lferr_CH_V1, whole genome shotgun sequence genomic stretch:
- the LOC132057142 gene encoding E3 ubiquitin-protein ligase PRT6 isoform X1, with protein MEIDSSPSPELIMPSPHEIILQRLENLGVPAENLEHRQPGLIIYVKNNKSQIGDLVSALLPSNEEAMDGIMDRQMDSPKSTGSSAIKDLFQESMTWLEWLMFEGEPRRALDYLANIGQRGVCGAVWGNNDIAYRCRTCEHDPTCAICVPCFLNGNHKDHDYSIIYTGGGCCDCGDVTAWKCEGFCSKHKGVEQVQPLPEEFANSMGPVLDSLLSCWRKGLLFAESISEQSPRQNSHATEYKSITDELTSAVVEMLLGFCKDSESLLIFISRRVFSSEDLLDVLVRAEKFLINGDIVRKLHELLLKMLGEPQFKHEFAKVFLSYYPTVVNEAVKENNDTVFKKYPLLSTFSVQIFTVRTLTQRLVKEMNLLAMLLDCLGDIFISCAGENGRLKVIKWGNLYETTLRVVEDIRFVMSHSAVPRYVTRDRRDILRTWMKLLTFVQGMNPQKRETGIHVEDESENIHLPFVLGHTITNIHSLLVGGAFSISSTEDADDALFNTHIQDFEDQDSQRHAKDGKLSQESSVSSVTGRSPPEHASRTPESKSDSSPVPSSVLWLTFECLKAIENCLGVDNTSGPLLHILSPKTSSSSGNNFFALKKTLSKFSRGRQIIRSHSLSDSNRLSSSTEGCNKLNSYSSLDVGVTLSSGQNLAQETASLGGSDNSMLQGDYALELEALRVLSLSDWPDIAYKVSSQDISVHIPLHRLLSMVLHRALTQCYGETALGGSCSNPSSAIYHDFFGHILGGCHPLGFSAFIMEHALRIKVFCAQVHAGMWRRNGDAAILSWEWSRSVRWSEQGLELDLFLLQCCAALGPADQYVTRILERFELSDYLSLNLERSNEYEPTIVQEMLTLIIQIVKERRFSGLSRIECLQREFIYKLSTGDFTRSQLVKSLPRDLSKIDKLQEVLDRIAVYSNPSGMNQGMYKLRAPYWKELDLYHPRWNSKELQVAEDRYMRFCNESALTSQLPKWTKIYPPLGGIAKIATCRTVLQIVRATVFYAVFSDKPNASRAPDGVLLTALHLLSLALDICYMHRGTGDCNCYRDDIIPILALASEELSLSKYGDQSLLSLLVLLMRKYRKENDFVEAGIFNLSSLIGSLLKKFAELQSECKIKMQDLAPEMVNQVSQSVLTGDTNSLESVSDSDKRKAKARERQAAIMEKMRAQQSKFLKSVDSSAEAGPDDSKLGKERSDSDGRRNYEEDTQVICSLCHDQNSKSPLSYLILLQKSRLLTFTNRGPPSWKKTQNSGKEPESCAKRMTNISSQRGILSSSEEVISFPWLTQSIQNAINKFALEGQPKEVGAFCEYIRARFPALKIQLPCTSNNVDKKAGSSLEMLEEQMYSSIQERMDANLSHWDFSRNGKKLSARADGGSIESRLLGKYISALAGENLDSPSASESAHKTQLESRMPLTAYEGFGPSDCDGIYLSSCGHAVHQGCLDRYLSSLKERYTRRIVFEGGHIVDPDQGEFLCPVCRGLANSVLPALPADFGGFTSLHLTSSASDAVGPSPSSSGVGDALYFQKALFLLQSAADVAGSREIFQRLPFRQFGQMRVNLESVYRVLCGKYFPDNDKISVSGRLGHSLILYDTLKYTLVSTEIATRSGKTSLAPNYSLGALYKELQSSNGFILALLLSIVQSTRTKNSLTVLLRLRGIQLFAESICTGTSADEISDPSAGGNMQDILECAETEDQYPDVQFWRWSADPVLAHDAFSSLMWIIYCLPCPLLSCEDAFLSLVHLFYAVAVTQAIITYCRKRKCSLLELGCNDSLVTDIYKVMGEHGVAHQYFDSNFIETTYDIKDAIRSLTFPYLRRCALLWKLIHSSRVMPFNDGTNILDGSAYSTDELMDCGENNAAELIEIEKLEKILKIPSLDNVFSDATIRLMVQKWLNHFYKQFETRGLKGVLYSNPAAPFKMMLLPHLYQDLLLRYIKQNCPDCGAVQKDPALCLLCGKLCSASWKTCCRESGCQTHAMACSAVTGVFLLIRKTTILLQRSARQAPWPSPYLDAFGEEDIDMRRGKPLYLNEERYAALTHMVASHGLDRSSKVLLQTTIGAFFML; from the exons ATGGAAATTGATTCTTCGCCTTCACCGGAGCTGATTATGCCTTCACCCCATGAAATTATTCTTCAG AGGCTTGAGAATCTTGGAGTTCCTGCCGAAAATTTGGAGCACCGACAACCTGGTTTAATTATTTATGTGAAGAATAATAAGTCTCAAATTGGAGATCTTGTCTCTGCTCTTTTGCCTAGTAATGAAGAAGCAATGGACGGTATTATGGACCGGCAGATGGATTCTCCAAAATCCACAGGCAGCTCAGCCATTAAAGATTTATTCCAAGAAAgtatgacatggttagagtggTTGATGTTTGAAGGGGAACCAAGAAGAGCACTAGATTACCTAGCTAACATTGGTCAGCGTGGTGTTTGTGGGGCTGTTTGGGGGAACAATGATATAGCGTACCGTTGCCGTACATGTGAGCATGATCCAACATGTGCAATATGTGTTCCATGTTTCCTGAATGGAAACCACAAGGACCATGATTACTCAATCATATATACAGGTGGTGGCTGCTGTGATTGTGGAGATGTAACTGCATGGAAATGTGAGGGGTTCTGTTCCAAGCATAAAGGTGTGGAGCAGGTACAACCTCTTCCGGAAGAGTTCGCTAATTCGATGGGTCCTGTTCTTGATTCCTTGCTATCTTGTTGGAGAAAAGGGCTCCTATTTGCGGAAAGCATCTCTGAACAAAGTCCAAGACAAAATAGTCATGCAACGGAGTATAAAAGTATCACAGATGAGTTGACATCAGCAGTGGTGGAGATGCTCTTGGGTTTCTGCAAGGATAGTGAAAGTTTGCTTATTTTTATCTCTAGGAGGGTATTCTCTTCAGAAGATTTATTAGATGTTCTGGTGAGGGCAGAGAAGTTCTTGATCAATGGTGATATTGTCAGGAAGCTCCATGAATTGCTCTTGAAAATGTTGGGTGAACCTCAATTCAAACATGAGTTTGCTAAAGTATTTCTGAGCTATTACCCAACTGTTGTGAATGAAGCAGTAAAGGAAAATAATGATACAGTCTTCAAAAAATATCCACTTCTCTCGACATTCTCTGTGCAGATATTTACTGTGCGTACTTTGACCCAACGTCTTGTGAAGGAGATGAATCTTTTGGCCATGCTGCTGGACTGTTTAGGGGACATATTTATATCTTGTGCAGGAGAAAATGGTAGATTGAAG gTCATTAAATGGGGAAATTTGTATGAAACTACTCTTCGTGTGGTTGAAGACATACGATTTGTCATGAGTCATTCTGCTGTACCCAGATATGTGACTCGTGATCGGCGAGATATACTTAGGACGTGGATGAAACTGTTGACTTTTGTACAAGGAATGAACCCTCAAAAGAGAGAAACTGGCATCCATGTAGAAGATGAGAGTGAAAATATACATTTGCCTTTTGTTTTGGGTCATACAATTACAAATATTCATTCTCTATTGGTGGGTGGTGCATTCTCTATTAGTAGCACTGAAGATGCTGATGATGCTTTGTTCAACACGCATATACAAGACTTTGAAGACCAAGATAGCCAAAGACATGCAAAAGATGGAAAGCTATCACAGGAAAGTTCTGTTAGTAGTGTGACCGGAAGGAGTCCACCAGAACATGCATCCAGGACTCCTGAATCAAAATCTGATAGTTCTCCGGTACCGTCATCTGTTCTATGGTTGACCTTTGAGTGCTTGAAGGCCATTGAGAATTGTTTGGGAGTGGATAACACGTCAGGACCTCTCCTTCACATCTTATCTCCGAAAACAAGCTCTAGTTCTGGAAATAATTTCTTTGCGCTGAAAAAAACACTTTCAAAGTTTAGTAGGGGCAGGCAAATCATTAGATCTCATAGTCTCTCAGATAGCAATAGACTCTCAAGTTCAACTGAAGGTTGCAATAAGCTAAACTCTTATTCGTCACTGGATGTCGGTGTTACCTTGAGTTCTGGACAAAATTTGGCCCAAGAAACTGCAAGCTTAGGTGGTAGTGACAACAGTATGCTTCAAGGAGATTATGCCCTAGAGTTGGAAGCTCTCCGGGTGTTGAGTTTGTCTGATTGGCCTGATATAGCATATAAAGTTAGTTCGCAGGATATATCAGTTCATATTCCACTGCATCGATTACTTTCAATGGTTTTACACAGAGCACTCACACAATGTTATGGTGAAACTGCCCTAGGTGGTAGTTGTTCCAATCCGTCATCTGCTATCTATCATGACTTTTTTGGCCATATATTGGGAGGCTGCCACCCACTTGGTTTTTCTGCCTTCATTATGGAACATGCTCTCCGAATTAAGGTGTTCTGTGCACAGGTGCATGCTGGAATGTGGCGTAGGAATGGTGATGCTGCTATATTATCTTGGGAGTGGTCTCGCTCTGTTCGTTG GTCTGAGCAGGGTCTAGAGCTTGATCTATTTCTGCTCCAGTGTTGTGCTGCACTAGGCCCTGCTGATCAATATGTTACTAGGATTTTAGAACGTTTTGAGCTCTCAGATTACCTATCATTGAATCTCGAACGCTCTAATGA GTATGAGCCGACTATAGTTCAGGAGATGCTTACTCTGATCATACAAATAGTGAAAGAACGACGGTTTTCTGGGCTGTCCCGCATTGAGTGTTTGCAACGGGAATTCATATATAAACTATCAACTGGTGATTTCACTCGTAGCCAGTTGGTGAAGTCTCTGCCCCGTGATTTGTCGAAGATCGATAAACTTCAGGAAGTTTTAGATAGGATAGCAGTGTATTCCAATCCCTCTGGCATGAATCAG GGTATGTATAAACTGCGGGCGCCCTATTGGAAGGAGCTAGATTTATACCATCCTCGTTGGAACTCAAAAGAGTTGCAAGTTGCTGAAGATAGATATATGCGGTTCTGTAATGAATCGGCATTGACCAGTCAACTTCCAAAATGGACCAAGATTTATCCACCTCTTGGTGGAATAGCTAAAATTGCTACTTGCAGGACAGTACTCCAAATAGTTCGTGCTACTGTATTTTATGCTGTTTTCTCTGATAAACCAAACGCTTCACGCGCTCCAGATGGTGTACTATTAACCGCATTGCATTTGTTGTCTCTTGCATTAGATATTTGTTATATGCATCGGGGAACTGGTGATTGTAATTGCTACAGGGATgatattattccaattttagcaCTAGCTAGTGAGGAATTGTCATTGAGTAAATATGGTGATCAGAGCTTGTTGTCTCTTCTAGTTTTGTTGATGAGAAAATATAGGAAAGAAAACGACTTTGTGGAAGCTGGAATTTTCAACCTCTCCTCTTTGATTGGAAGTCTTCTGAAAAAATTTGCTGAACTTCAATCTGAATGCAAGATAAAAATGCAAGACCTTGCACCTGAGATGGTCAATCAAGTATCGCAATCTGTTTTGACTGGTGATACTAACAGCTTGGAATCAGTTTCAGACAGTGATAAGCGCAAGGCTAAAGCTCGAGAGAGGCAAGCTGCTATAATG GAGAAGATGAGGGCGCAACAGTCCAAGTTTTTAAAGAGCGTTGATTCCTCTGCAGAAGCTGGTCCGGATGATTCTAAACTTGGTAAAGAAAGAAGCGACTCAGATGGTAGACGTAATTATGAAGAGGATACTCAAGTAATTTGCTCTCTTTGCCATGATCAAAATTCTAAAAGTCCTCTATCATACCTGATTCTTCTTCAG AAATCCAGGCTTTTGACTTTCACCAATAGAGGGCCTCCTTCATggaaaaaaactcaaaattctGGGAAAGAACCGGAATCATGTGCTAAAAGAATGACCAATATCTCATCTCAAAGGGGCATTTTATCAAGCAGTGAAGAAGTGATTTCATTTCCTTGGTTGACACAATCGATTCAAAATGCAATAAACAAGTTTGCTCTGGAAGGGCAACCTAAGGAAGTAGGAGCATTTTGTGAATATATCAGGGCAAGATTCCCAGCATTGAAGATTCAACTGCCTTGCACATCAAACAATGTTGACAAAAAGGCAGGTTCTTCTCTTGAGATGCTAGAAGAACAAATGTACTCGTCGATTCAGGAAAGAATGGATGCCAATTTGTCGCACTGGGATTTTTCAAGAAATGGTAAGAAACTTTCTGCACGGGCAGATGGTGGGAGTATTGAGTCACGTTTACTTGGGAAGTACATTTCTGCTCTTGCAGGAGAAAATCTTGATAGTCCTTCTGCATCTGAAAGTGCACACAAGACACAATTAGAGTCCAGAATGCCGCTTACAGCGTATGAAGGATTTGGTCCCTCAGATTGTGACGGAATTTATCTTTCATCGTGTGGACACGCTGTGCATCAGGGATGTCTTGACCGCTATTTATCGTCTCTAAAGGAAAG ATATACCAGAAGAATTGTTTTCGAAGGAGGTCATATTGTAGATCCAGATCAG ggGGAGTTCCTCTGTCCCGTATGCCGTGGACTTGCCAACTCGGTCCTGCCAGCATTACCTGCAGATTTTGGAGGGTTCACATCCCTTCATTTAACTTCCAGTGCATCAGATGCTGTTGGCCCTTCACCCTCGTCAAGTGGAGTGGGAGATgcactttattttcaaaaagctTTATTTCTCCTACAAAGTGCTGCTGATGTTGCTGGAAGTAGAGAGATTTTCCAAAGACTTCCATTTCGGCAGTTTGGGCAGATGAGAGTAAACCTTGAATCTGTGTATCGCGTATTGTGTGGAAAGTACTTTCCAGATAATGATAAGATTTCAGTATCTGGTAGACTTGGGCACTCTCTGATTCTGTATGACACTCTTAAGTACACACTTGTATCAACTGAAATTGCTACTCGATCTGGAAAGACATCATTAGCTCCAAACTACAGTCTTGGTGCCTTGTACAAAGAACTCCAATCTTCAAATGGTTTTATACTGGCTTTGTTACTAAGTATTGTACAAAGCACACGAACAAAGAACTCGCTTACTGTCCTCTTGAGATTGAGAGGCATTCAGCTGTTTGCAGAGTCTATATGCACTGGCACTTCTGCAGATGAAATTTCAGATCCATCTGCTGGAG GTAATATGCAAGACATCTTAGAATGCGCTGAAACAGAAGATCAATATCCTGATGTTCAGTTCTGGAGATGGTCCGCTGATCCAGTTCTTGCACATGAtgctttttcttctttaatgTGGATAATATATTGCCTTCCATGTCCATTGTTGTCATGTGAAGATGCCTTCTTGTCTCTTGTTCATCTTTTCTATGCAGTCGCAGTCACTCAG GCTATAATAACCTATTGCAGAAAGCGGAAATGCAGTTTGCTTGAGTTAGGATGCAACGATTCTCTAGTTACTGACATCTATAAAGTAATGGGAGAACATGGAGTTGCTCAccaatattttgattctaattTTATAGAAACTACTTATGACATCAAAGATGCAATCCGAAGTCTGACCTTTCCGTACTTAAGAAGATGTGCATTGTTGTGGAAATTGATTCATTCTTCTAGAGTGATGCCATTTAACGATGGAACTAACATATTAGATGGATCAGCATATTCAACTGATGAACTGATGGACTGTGGCGAAAACAATGCAGCTGAGCTTATTGAGATTGAAAAGCTGGAGAAGATATTAAAGATTCCCTCACTTGATAATGTTTTTAGTGATGCCACAATTCGTTTGATGGTTCAAAAATGGCTAAATCATTTCTACAAGCAGTTTGAAACTCGTGGTCTAAAGGGTGTTTTGTATTCCAATCCTGCCGCCCCATTTAAAATGATGCTTTTGCCTCATCTTTATCAGGACCTCTTGCTGAG GTATATTAAACAGAATTGCCCAGACTGTGGAGCTGTTCAGAAGGATCCTGCATTATGCTTGTTATGTGGTAAATTGTGCTCAGCAAGTTGGAAGACATGTTGCAG GGAAAGTGGGTGCCAAACTCATGCAATGGCCTGTAGTGCTGTTACTGGGGTGTTCTTGTTGATCAGA AAAACCACTATATTGCTCCAAAGATCTGCTCGTCAGGCACCGTGGCCTTCACCTTATTTGGACGCATTCGGAGAAGAG GATATTGACATGCGTAGAGGAAAGCCATTATATCTAAATGAGGAGCGTTACGCTGCCTTAACTCATATG GTGGCTTCTCATGGGTTAGATCGAAGTTCAAAGGTGCTTCTTCAGACAACTATTGGCGCATTCTTCATGCTATAG